The genomic region ggccttggatccacaaaatagttttaaccctaataaaaccaatctccataaatcaaggaactaataataataatcatccaagacgtccttgaaacagatcagaatccatcattaccaaataaagcgcataggatcttatcagatcacataaccataaatagtaatagaaaagaACGAATAGCTgcaaatgtcatgacatcggccttgacatcaggtaaaggcctgcataaggaaAGACTTCACAACAGCAGAATGCATGTCATGCCACCAGTTTTGACAAgatagaaccacaattagttttaccaaaaattacagccaatcaacaacatctacaaactccccctttggcaaatttttggctaaaacactaatagatgTAAACAGATATCAGAGCATACACATCAGCCAACAACAGAAGAATAAATtctgtaacagaaaaataaattctgtaagcaACAACAGCAACTTGATTAATCACCAGAAAACCAGAAAACATTTACTTAATCAACTGTTACagaaaccacttgtcattgtcaGGGAGAACTAGAGAAAACCCAAAATAAAGAAAACCCACAAAATAACCATGTCCAAGAAAAACCACAAGATCaccaaaataacaaaacaaccATTACAGCAAAACAACCACTACCACTACcaattactccccctttttagccacaaaaggagccaaagcATATTCAGCTCAACAGAACTAATCATCAGACCCATCACTGTCTTCATCACTAGAGCCACCAGGATTGTCATCACTTGAGCTACTAGTCCATTCAGCAGCATCACTACTCCCACTCTCAGCACCCTCAGCCTCTTCCTCAGCTTCTTCCTCAGCTTCTTTGTCTTCATCCATATTGTCACCACCCTTTTCACCAGCAAGATCATCATCTGTAGACTGCTCAAGACTGTGGATGAGATTTTCAAGTTTCAGCTTCCTGTTGTCCAACTCTTGACAAGTCTCTTTTAGCTCAGCAATAAGAAGAACTTTGTTCACAGATTTGCTGGGTtgtgatgtcccagcagatgtctTGTCATCAGACCTCTGcagcagcttgtagtgaaaagaCAAAGCACTCTCCCTCTTACATACAGAATCTTTACTTTTCAGAATTCCAGGGTGTTGCTTGAGGATTATTCCACATATCAGAGATGGGAAAGCAATGGGAAGCTTGGTAGCAGAGGTACCAACATGCCTCATAGTTTGATCAAATATGTAGGTCCCATAGTCAAATTTTGTCTTGGTTCCCACAGCATATATGAATCTTCCTAGGCCAACAGTAATGGTGGAAGTGTGATTGGTAGGCACCCAGTTAGCAGCACCAATTTTGTGCAGCAATGCATACCTGACATTAAGAGAACTAGCAGACAGTTTGCTCTTTATGGGCCACTTCTTAACCTTACCACCAGTGATTACCTTGCAAACCTCATTATCagtcacttcaagctcaggttgagcctcaGCATCTCTACCTAGATATAGGTTGATAACAGCAGGGGAAAAATCTATACACTTTCTTCTAACATACACCTTATGAAAATCATCAGTTGTTCCATCACCACAATCTTGAGACAAATTCACAATAAATTCCTTCACCAGCATTTCATAACACTTTGAAAAATGAGTAACAGTTTTAATCAAACTTGCAGCCTTGATGAGCTTCATGACCTCTTGacattccagagcatcatttgctaattctctttacagagccagccttctttgatagacaaacttccactggataacatttgaagcatagtgcaagtaaatgttatccaaaggaacatcacgAACCTTTATGGAGGACTTTGtgacagcaatcttcttcttggatgggatgtcagggacatcacttaagACATCATCTTCTGGGACAGAACcacttctttccttcctcttcttcacagtAGCCTTGCTCCCTGTGGTTGAAGGTTCAGCAAGGACCTTCTTGACCTTCTTTATAGTGACCTTCTTTTGAGGAGTAACCTGAGGTTTGGAGAAATCTTGATCACAAGCCTGTTTGCCCTTACGAGTCTTGACTCTATGAGAGATGCTAGAGATGAGTTCATCATCAGCAATGTCAATAGAATCATCCAAATCATCCAGATTCACAACATCATGCACAGTAGGACCTTCATTAGGGGTTTCTTTAGAAGCAGCAATAGGAACCTCTTCAGCTTTCTCAGGCTCAAGAACTTCAGCATCTTTAGTACCAGATGTTTCAACATTAATAGCTTCAGATGTCTCAACTTCTTTGGCACCTGGGTTCTTCTCATCAGTGTTATCAACCAATGTCTCAACATCACCCTGATCTTTGCTAGCAtcatcttgaccaccttgatcaTCTTTGCTGTTCTCAGAGGCAGATATCTGGGCTAGAGGGACAGATATCCCATCAACCttgtgcccttcattcaagattcttgtgACAATACCTGCGATCGCATTGTGAACATAAGCAGAACCCTCTCTACCTTGTACAGAAAAGGTTTCAGGAACAGATCCcccagttgattttcttgcatgcatctttcttggtggATTACGAACAGTATCGGTAGCAGGAACAgagttcaatggcacaacatccagcacaacatcttgatcactcacaacatttggtgccctagaacctgatgctgtttcagaggTAGGAGAAGATTTCTTTGAGGGAGAACTCTGAGACATGGTGAGAGAAAGTGGAAAGCTGGGTAAGGGATTGTGAATGCAGCAACACAGAGGGATAGCGTGAGAGTGGAGGAGAGGTTTTGGAGGAATGGAAACCGTTTGGGTAACTTGCAAAAAggggggaaaatacactttaatgtgtaatgatatcaaagatttggagagagaaatattGCTGGCCccacacccaattaattgctataatccttcacaaagacaaatgcctagtttgcttcttagattttcaaattgatttgcatccaaggcttttgtgaaaatgtcagccaattgaaggtttgtagcaacatgttccaaggcaattattttatcttcaacaagatctctaatgtagtgatgtctaatatcaatgtgcttggtcctgctatgctgaatgggattctttgaaatgttaatggcacttaagttgtcacaatataatgtcatgacatcttgtgtgacattgtattctgttaacatttgtttcatccaaacaagctaagagcaactacttcctgctgcaatgtattctgcctctgcagtggacaaggacacacaattttgtttcttgctaaaccatgaaataagattattacccaagaagaaacatcctcctgaagtactttttctgtcatcagcacttccagcccaatctgcatcacaatatccagtgagaataggttcacacccatgagagtagagcattccatattcacaagtaccattcacatatttcaggatcctcttgacttggtTGATATGGCTGATCTTAGGatctgcttgatacctagcacacaccccaacagcaaaagcaatatcaggtctactggctgtgagatacagcagacttcctatcatgcttctatataaactttgatcaacactggttcccttttcatctttggacaacTTTAAGTGAGTAGGAGCTGGTGTTcttttgtgagaagcattttccattccaaactttttaacAATGTTTTTAGCATACTTACTCTGAGAGAGGaaaattgagtcttccatctgtttaacttgcagcccaagaaaataagttaattctccaactagactcatttcaaattctgattgcatctgatcaacaaaatgtctagtcatcttgtctgacattcccccaaacacaatatcatccacatagatttgagcaatcaggatctttcctccttcatctttaacaaagagAGTTTTATCTATTCCTCCTTTCCTGTACCCATTAccagtaagaaactcagttagtctctcataccaagctctaggggcttgttttaagccataaagagcttttcttaatttgtacacatagtcaggatggtttggatcagcaaaacctttaggttgctccacataaacttcctcactcaggtatccattcaagaaagcactcttcacatccatctgatacagtttgaattttagaatacaagcaactcctagcagtaatctaattgactcaagtctagcaactggagcaaaggtttcatcaaagtcaattccttcaacttgagtgtatccttgagcaactagccttgctttgtttctgacaacagttcccagttcatctgacttgttcttgtaaacccattttgttccaatgacattagtacctttaggtcttggtaccagctcccatacttcattcctttcaaactggcctagttcttcctgcatggcattaatccagaactcatctgttaaagcttccttgacatttttaggttcaatttttgacacaaaacaagagtttgaaactACTTCCCTTGACCTTGTAGTAATTCCACTGTTGAGATCACCTATAATAAGTTCACTAGGATGATTTTTTTGAACTCTTATTGATGGACTCTTGTTAGGAAGTTTAGTCTCAGATTCTGTGATAGTAgggctgcaatcatcttctcttgtagatccttcagctgtaatatcccagaatgttccgacatcttctgtgacatctgcttgattgtggaCATCATCAACTACAACATTTATGGACTCCATTATTAttctggttcttgagttgaacactCGATAGGCTCTACTGTtcgtagagtagcccagaaagattccttcatcactcttgggatccatcttccttctgtgatctctatcagcaagaatgtaacacttactaccaaacacatggaagtatttgacagtgggttttcttcccttccagatctcatatagggtggtagaggttccttttcttaaggtaactctattatggacataacaagcagtattcatggcttcagcccagaagtagataggaagattcttagcatggatcatggctctggctgattcttgaatagttctattttttctttcaacaaccccattttgctgtggagtaataggggaagagaattcatgatgtattccttcagaggagcagaaatcagcaaacttttgattctcaaattcctttccatgatcactcctaattctcacaacaccattttctttttctctttgaactctttgacataggtccttgaaaacatcaaacacatctgatttTTCTCTGATGAAATTTACccaagtgtatctggagtagtcatcTACCACCACATaggcatatttctttcctccaagactttctatttgcattggtcccatcaagtccatatgtagcagttcaagaactctggaagtagtcagatgtgtaacctttggatgtgacatcctggtttgttttcctacctgacattcaccacatattcttccttcatcaatttgtagcttaggaattcctctcacagcttccagagaaataatccttttcataccccttagatgaaggtgaccaagtttttggtgccatagctttgcttcttcttccttAGAGCATACagtagaatagctggattcatgagacacccacaaatagcagttatctttggatctgacacccctcattactacttccttttcttcattagtaaccacacactcagctttagtgaagttgacttggtatccttggtcacagagttgactgatgcttatgagattagcagtcaggcctttgaccaacaaaacaccttctaaatttggcactcctgaacagtctaattttccaactcctttgatttctcctttagctccatcaccaaaggttacataactagtagaatgactcttgatatcaacaagcagattcttgagtccagtcatgtgtctggaacatccactgtcaaaataccagtcttctttggctgaaactctaagagatgtatgggctattaaggccatatttttaggtttccattgttgcttctggacgggcatgatctgcttaggtttgtagtaaggagcttgatctgggtatccatataatctgaagcaaaaaggcttaatgtgtccaaatcttccacagtaatgacatctccatctttgaaactttctcttcatttcacttttctcgtgatgttgagtcacatgttttgacatcggtttcaacatctcagcttcaggtttagttctgctactatcttggaaatgtttctttgcaccaacaaatcctataccagacatatctcctgaattttttccaacctgcaaaatctcctccaacatatccgtgccactgttcaacatttttacagattttgacatctgatcaagtttggattgtaacatgataatttcactattcagttcagatatagtttcactaagccctttgttatcagcctccaactgagctatgtatttcttctgcttttcaccttgttgacacacttcagcacttctgatacacagctttctgtaggaggttgccagctcttcaaaggatagctcatcttcactagaatcttcatcagaattgcaaactccagtaagggctgtgacatgtttggctgattcttcttcaaaatcactctcagaatcttcatcagaccaggagactgacaaacctttcttttgtttcttgagataagtaggacattcagctctaatatgtccatacccttcacatccatgacattgaatccctttgatgtgattgtacttttcttctggtttagctcttctgccagagtcataagatctactgatgtcagatgagatgttcttggcattaggtcttggcttctgatccattcttctcataattttgttgaattgtttgccaagcatagctatagattcagatagattctcttctctactttcctctacttcttcttgagagttggacacaaaagctatgcttttgttcttcttttcagaattttcactgattcccatctcaaaggtttgaagagatccaattaactcttctaccttcattttgctgatgtcctgtgcctcttctatagctgtaactttcatatcaaatctcttaggtagggatctaagaatttttctcaccagcttttcatcagacattttctctcccaaagctcctgaggtattagcaatatccagtatattcatatgaaaatccttaatgctttcatcatccctcatccttagattttcaaactttgtagttagcagttgaagtcttgacatcttcactttagaggtgccctcatgagtagtcttaagggtatcccagacatctttggctagttcacactggtgcacCAGTCTGAAAATATtcctgtcaattccattgaataaagcatttaaggctttagagttgccaagcgccaatgcctcttcatctttgtcccattcttcctctggtttaagagttttcttgccatctttatcagtaataacaggatgttcccatcctttgttcacagctctccatgctttaatatccacggatttcagaaaggccaccatgcgaggtttccaataatcataattagaaccatccagaatgggtggtctaatcacaaatccaccaccttctttgtccatagtaccagaaaatactgtccctagatctcacccagtaaaaacaggcagggtgcctgctctgatgccaattgaaattttggactcagacacgcgatgtctaacaggatgtcacgacattgcAATCTGAACGTTTTTAAACAAAAGAACAAAGAGTAAACAGATAAACAACAcaggaaagttgttaacccagttcggtgcaaacacacctacatctgggggctaccaagccagggaggaagtccactataagtaatatcaattaaaggtaatacaaatcaagattacgcctttcacttaatatctacccaatgcaacttcaatctaaacaacttagaccagagatcctactcactccccctcaatcacagcagtgatgaaaactaaccaacgaataacaaaagaagacactcttcaaggacacaacttgatcttgcttaaaagctttgatcaagtacaatagtactcttgcttaaaagctttgagtacttcttacaactcaaaacaaaacgcctagaccaagacaatcatcatgatgattgtttggcttacaagaaagctacaACGAAAGACTTAAAAAACAAAGAACTCTAAAAGTTTCTCAAACAAAAAACCTAAACGTCAACAGCAGCACCTGCGTGGAATATATAGCCTTCATACAaaacagcagctgggccttggatccacaaaatagttttaaccctaataaaaccaatctccataaatcaaggaactaataataataatcatccaagacgtccttgaaacagatcagaatccatcattaccaaataaagcgcataggatcttatcagatcacataaccataaatagtaatagaaaagaACGAATAGCTgcaaatgtcatgacatcggccttgacatcaggtaaaggcctgcataaggaaAGACTTCACAACAGCAGAATGCATGTCATGCCACCAGTTTTGACAagatagtgttagaacaagatttgttctgatcaattatcttagttttgatgataacaataatatgaattttgcttaagataatatggtactctaatccaatgcaatttccttttcaggaaatatataaagagtatgcataattcagcgctcagaagctttgtctcaaagggttcagcatgcaacttcagaacatggtctggcaagacatcagaagatggtcgaagcagaatcagaacatgggtctatggaagcatcagaagaacatgagatcagaagcactgaagttctgatggtatcacgctcagaagcacttcaaggtcagaagatcagaagatgctttgcaccaagctgtttgactctgatgatattcaaacgttgtattcacaaacatcagatcagaaggaagtacaagtggcaagctacgctgactgacaaaaggaacgttaaaagctattataggcaacgtcagtagacacagcgtgaacaaggctcgaggtagttgacaaaagcgtataacattaaatgcgatgttgtacggaacacgcaaagcattaaattcactcaacggtcatcttctccaacgcctataaatatgaagttctgatgagaagcaaggttaacgattctgaacaaaaacaacgcctattaacttgctgaaactctgttctactcaaagctcagaatcttcatcttcatcaaagctcactacattgctgttgtaatatattagtgagattaagcttaaacgttaagagaaatatcacagtttgtgattatagcttttaagaagcaattgtaatactcttagaattgattacattaagttgtaaggaactagagtgatcgtgtggatcagaatactctaggaagtcttagaggttatctaagcaggttgtaactagagtgatcgtgtggatcagaatactctagaaaagtcttagagggtatctaagcagttgttcgttcctggagtgatcagtgtgtgatcagaagactctggaagacttagttgctgactaagtggagaaccattgtaatccgtgcgattagtggattaaatcctcagttgaggtaaatcatctctgcgggggtggactggagtagtttagttaacaacgaaccaggataaaaataactgtgcaatttatttttatctgtcaagtttttaaagctacacttattcaaaccccccctttctaagtgtttttctatccttcaattggcatcagagcgccggttctaaggtgcaagcacttaaccgtgtttagaaaagattcaggaagagaaaaacgcttcagtaaaagatggttgatgaaactgcaaagtctacacctgcatctacatctggctctgctgagcaacacaacggtaacaatggttatactagaccgccggtatttgatggtgaaaactttgaatactggaaagataaactggaaagttactttcttggtctagatggtgatctatgggatcttctgatggatggttacaaacatccagtaaatgccagtggcgtaaagctgacaaggcaagaaatgaatgatgatcagaagaagcttttcaggaatcatcataaatgcagaactgttttgctgaatgctatctctcatgctgagtatgagaagatatctaacagggaaacggcctatgacatatatgagtccttgaaaatgactcatgaaggaaatgctcaagtcaaggagactaaagctcttgctttaatccagaagtatgaagccttcaagatggaggatgatgaagacattgaaaagatgttttcaagatttcaaactcttactgctggattgagagttcttgacaagggatacaccaaggctgatcatgtaaagaagatcatcagaagcttacccagaagatggggtcctatggtgactgcattcaagattgcaaagaatctgaatgaagtttctctggaagagcttatcagtgccttgagaagccatgaaatagagctggacgcaaatgagcctcaaaagaaaggtaagtccattgcattaaaatccaatatcaagaaatgcactaacgcttttcaggctagagaagaagatcctgaagaatcagaatctgaagaagaagatgaactgtccttgatctccagaaggctaaatcaactctagaagaacaagcaaaggaagttcagaggcgtcagaagttcaaagaaatttgaacatagagaatcttctgatgacagaagatttgacaagaagaaggtcatgtgctatgaatgcaatgagcctggacacttcaagaatgaatgtccaaaacttcagaaggaaaatcccaagaagaagtttcataagaagaaaggtcttatggcaacctgggatgagtcagaagatgattcagactctgaaggtgagcaggctaactgtgcgctgatggcgacaaaagatgacggatcagaatctacatcagaatcagattctgaagaggtattttctgaacttactagagatgagttagtttccggtctaactgaacttctggaattcaagtctcagattagtctcaaatacaaaaagctgaaaaagctatttgaatttgaaacaaagaagcttgagttggagaattctgaattaaaagaaaaacttttaaaattatccaataatgttggatctccttctgattcagaaaaatccactcctagtctaaaccatattctgaaagaatatgatttaagtttcaggaagttcttatctagaagtattggcagaagtcagctagcttctatgatatatgctgtatctggaaacaaaagagttggcattggttttgagggtgaaaccccatacaaacttgaacctgttgatgaaatgaaactcacatacaagccattgtatgatcagttcaagtatggccactcccatgatattaggcacacttcacatgctcaaagttttcacataacacacaccaaaaagcatgtgacacaacctaggaaatatcatgaaactcacattaaaaattatcatgctgttcctcctattgcttacaatgttaaacccaagttcaatcagaacttgagaaaatctaacaagaaaggacccaagaaaatgtgggtacctaaggataagattattcctattgcagatatccttggctgcaaaaaggacaaagcacaacatgtcgtggtacctggactctggatgctcacgacacatgacaggaagaaggtctatgttccaagacctggtgcttaagtctggaggagaagtcaagtttggaggagatcagaagggcaagataattggctctggaactataaagtctggtaactctccttccatttctaatgtacttcttgtagaaggattaacacataacctcttatctatcagtcaattgagtgacaatggttatgatataatctttaatcaaaagtcttgcaaggctgtaaatcagaaggatggctcaatcctatttacaggcaagaggaaaaacaacatttataagacagatctgcaagatcttttgagtcagaaggtgacttgtcttatgtctgtttctgaagagcagtgggtctggcacagaagattaggtcatgctagtttgagaaagatttctcagattaacaaactggatcttgtcagaggactccctaatctgaaattcaaatcagatgctctttgtgaagcatgtcagaagggcaagttctccaaacctgcattcaagtccaagaatgttgtttctacctcaaggccattagaactcttgcacattgatctgtttggcccagtcaaaacagcatctgtcagagggaagaaatatggattagtcatcgtagatgattatagccgctggacatgggtaaaattcttgaaacacaaggatgagtctcattcagtgttctttgatttctgcattcagattcaatctgaaaaagagtgtaaaatcataaaggttagaagtgatcatggtggtgaatttgagaacagatcctttgaagaattcttcaaagaaaatggtattgcccatgatttctcttgtcctagaactccacagcaaaatggagttgtagaacgaaagaataggactctgcaagaaatggccagaaccatgatcaatgaaaccaatatggctaagcatttctgggcagaagcaataaacactgcatgctatattcagaatagaatctctatcagacctattctaaataagactccttatgaattgtggaagaataaaaagcccaacatttcatatttccatccttttggatgtgtatgctttattctgaacactaaagatcatcttggtaagtttgattccaaagcacaaaaatgtttccttcttggatattctgaacgctcaaaaggctacagagtatacaatactgaaacattgattgtagaagaatcaatcaatatcaggtttgatgataagcttggttctgaaaaaccaaagcagtttgataattttgcagattgtgatattgatatatcagaagttgttgagccaagaagcaacgcatcagaagcagagcttctcagaagcaaagaatctgaagatcaagtatcagcttctctggagaatataagcatttctgaagaaccatctgtcagaagatcatccagactcatctctgatcattcagaagatgtcattcttggaaagaaggatgatccaatcagaacaagagcattccttaagaacaatgcagactgtcaattaggtcttgtatctttgatcgagccaacttctgttgatcatgctctagaagatccagactggataattgctatgcaagaagaactgaatcagtttacaaggaatgatgtttgggatcttgttcctagaccagatggattcaatataataggtacaaaatgggtcttcagaaacaagctcagtgagaaaggtgaagtggtaaggaacaaagccagactggtggctcagggttatagtcagcaagaagggattgactatacagaaacctttgcaccagtggccaggttagaatctattcgtctattaatttcatttgccactcaacataacatcactctctatcagatggatgttaagagtgccttcttaaatggttatatagatgaagaagtttatgtccatcaacctcctggttttgaagactctatgtctcctaatcatgtttttaaactaaagaaatcgttgtatggattgaaacaagctcccagagcttggtatgaacgcttaagttctttccttctggataatggtttcactagaggaaaagtggacactactctcttttgta from Vicia villosa cultivar HV-30 ecotype Madison, WI unplaced genomic scaffold, Vvil1.0 ctg.000591F_1_1_3, whole genome shotgun sequence harbors:
- the LOC131629694 gene encoding uncharacterized protein LOC131629694, with translation MHARKSTGGSVPETFSVQGREGSAYVHNAIAGIVTRILNEGHKVDGISVPLAQISASENSKDDQGGQDDASKDQGDVETLVDNTDEKNPGAKEVETSEAINVETSGTKDAEVLEPEKAEEVPIAASKETPNEGPTVHDVVNLDDLDDSIDIADDELISSISHRVKTRKGKQACDQDFSKPQVTPQKKVTIKKVKKVLAEPSTTGSKATVKKRKERSGSVPEDDVLSDVPDIPSKKKIAVTKSSIKEFIVNLSQDCGDGTTDDFHKVYVRRKCIDFSPAVINLYLGRDAEAQPELEVTDNEVCKVITGGKVKKWPIKSKLSASSLNVRYALLHKIGAANWVPTNHTSTITVGLGRFIYAVGTKTKFDYGTYIFDQTMRHVGTSATKLPIAFPSLICGIILKQHPGILKSKDSVCKRESALSFHYKLLQRSDDKTSAGTSQPSKSVNKVLLIAELKETCQELDNRKLKLENLIHSLEQSTDDDLAGEKGGDNMDEDKEAEEEAEEEAEGAESGSSDAAEWTSSSSDDNPGGSSDEDSDGSDD